From the genome of Sporocytophaga myxococcoides DSM 11118:
AAGAGTATTGGGGATATGCAAGTGATGAGTCATTCGATAATGAGGCTTTAATAAAAGAAGAGTATGCAGGAATAAGACCTGCACCAGGGTATCCTGCATGTCCGGACCATACAGAGAAGAGCATCTTATTCAAGCTTCTTGATCCTAATTGCAGAACAGGAATTGCATTAACCGAAAGCTTTGCAATGTACCCTGCATCATCGGTAAGTGGTATGTATTTTTCTCATCCTGATTCCAAATATTTTGGCTTGGGTAAAATAGAAAAAGATCAGGTGGTAGACTATGCCAAGAGAAAAAATATGTCAGTAGAAGAAGTTGAGAAGTGGCTTAGCCCAGTTCTAAACTATGATATTTAATGAAGTTAAAAGTTGAAAGCTCAAAGTTTAAAGTATTGGGATTATGGGGAATTTTAAGGCGAAAGTCTCGTCAGGCGAAAATGATTATCTTGATACTTAATTTAAAATCAGGCTTTTGATTTTTTATAAAAAAAGGCTGTCCCAAGAAATGAGACAGCCTTTTTTATGATTTTATAAAATCCCATTATGGGTTTGCCTGAGTCTGAGCTTGGGCTTGCTGACTATAGTCATTGATCAAAGAAAATGCAGATTGTTTTAAGTTGTTCAATTTTTCAACTCCTTTCTGCACTTGACCATTCACGTCGGTTTTTAGCTGAGATGCTTTGTCAGAGATATTTTTTCTTGTTACATCTCCTTTTTCTGGGGCTAATAGAATACCGGCAATTGCGCCCGTCGCCGCTCCGGCAAGGAAACCCAAAAATACTTTCACATTTTCATCCATAATTACATTCGGTTTTGGTTGTACATCCAGTTCCTTTACTAATATATAAAGTGATTTTGAGTGAAATATGTTTCCCATAGGGGAAAAATTGACAATGAATTTCTTCTAAAATTGTACTTTTTTTACCTCGTAAGGGATAGATACTTGTATTTTATAGATGAAAAACCTATATTTTGTGTATCAAAAGTATCACTGTTATACTTCCCTATAACAGTGAGAAACTTAAACCGCCAAAAATGTTTTCCCAAAGTATTGATCATTTGCGCCTTGAGTGGCTCATTAATTTTTACAATAAATTAACGGAGCTAAAAGAGATTCTGGTTATTTCAGATGAAGAACTTAATTCCATTCGGAATGATCTGAAAATGTACCAGTTCTCCTTGAAAAGGATTGAATTTTCCAAGAAGCAATTCCGAAGAAATAACCTTGTAAAAGATTTTTATGCTTATGGTGAAAAAGTGGAGGTGCAGGAAGCTTTAAGTGATTTTGATGAAATGGAGGTTCCTGATAATGTAGAACCAGGCATTTTCAGAAGAATTTCGGATTATATCGAGTACTTGAAGTCCAGACCACAGTTTTGTCGTCAGATAGATCAAAGTCTGGCATTGTTCAGGTTTAAAGTGCTGTTTGACATTTCTGTAACATTAGAGCCTCAGCTTCAGGTTTTCCTTGATGGTGGAAGACCATTGATAAGACTAATGAACCGAAAGGCAGATTCCCTTGATTTATATGTAGACAGAAAGGATGGAAGAGGGTTTGTTTTTTTAGCCAATTATACCCTTAAAGATTTTATAGACACGCATCCTATTCCTCCAAGTTCCTCTATGGTCGTCTGGCAATATATTGCTACATTTAAAATAGGTGAGGATCAGGTGGGGAATTTTTCGGATCCTATTTCCATAAATGTTCAAAGAGAACATTCAGCAAACAAAGATGGGAATCTGGCGCCTGGCTTATTTTAAGAAAAGACCATTTCCCGCATAATATTCCTTTAAAAACTTGAAGACCTTTAATGATTTTTTAAAAATGACTAAAAGCTTAAACCTTTTACTATTTATTGGTTAAACTCTTCGATAAAATAAGTATTTTTGAGCTATCACTTATCTAAGAAGATGAAAGTCGTAGAACACCTGAAAAACGCTAAAAAGACTCTTTTTTCTTTTGAAATCCTTCCACCTTTAAAGGGCCAGGATATTCAGTCTCTTTTTGATGGAATCGATCCTTTGATGGAGTTTAAACCTCCGTTTATAGATGTTACATATCATAGAGAAGAGTTTGTATTCAAGAAAAGAGAAAATGGGCTTCTTGAAAAAAAATCTATTAGAAAAAGACCCGGAACTGTAGGGATTTGCGCAGCTATCATGAATAAATACAAGGTAGATGCTGTACCTCATATTATTTGTGGCGGATTTTCAAGGGAGGAAACGGAAAATGCACTCATTGACCTAAACTTTCTTGGTATCGACAATGTACTGGCATTACGAGGAGATGCTATAAAGTCCGAGGGTACTTTTATTCCTGAAGCCGATGGCCATCATTATGCCTCCGATCTTATCAAGCAAATTAAATGTATGAATCAGGGTGTATACCTTGATGATGATTTGCAGAATCCCGTTCCTTCAGATTTCTGTATTGGAATAGCGGGGTATCCTGAAAAGCACTTTGAAGCGCCCAATCTTCAGACAGATATTAAATATCTAAAGCAAAAAGTTGAGCTGGGTGCAGAATACATCGTTACACAGATGTTCTTTGATAATCAGAAGTTTTTTGATTTTGTGAAGAAATGCAGGGAAGAGGGGATTACAATTCCAATTCTACCTGGGCTTAAGCCTATAACTACCCAAAAGCAAATTACAATACTTCCA
Proteins encoded in this window:
- a CDS encoding YtxH domain-containing protein; protein product: MGNIFHSKSLYILVKELDVQPKPNVIMDENVKVFLGFLAGAATGAIAGILLAPEKGDVTRKNISDKASQLKTDVNGQVQKGVEKLNNLKQSAFSLINDYSQQAQAQTQANP
- the metF gene encoding methylenetetrahydrofolate reductase [NAD(P)H], coding for MKVVEHLKNAKKTLFSFEILPPLKGQDIQSLFDGIDPLMEFKPPFIDVTYHREEFVFKKRENGLLEKKSIRKRPGTVGICAAIMNKYKVDAVPHIICGGFSREETENALIDLNFLGIDNVLALRGDAIKSEGTFIPEADGHHYASDLIKQIKCMNQGVYLDDDLQNPVPSDFCIGIAGYPEKHFEAPNLQTDIKYLKQKVELGAEYIVTQMFFDNQKFFDFVKKCREEGITIPILPGLKPITTQKQITILPSIFHMDIPVELSEAISKCKTTDQVKEVGIEWTIQQSKELMEFGVPVLHYYSMGKSDSVKQIASALF